The following are from one region of the Rhodopirellula sp. P2 genome:
- the hisB gene encoding imidazoleglycerol-phosphate dehydratase HisB, producing the protein MTSPQSNSSREVSLERKTGETDIQLSVNLDGSGAGKRNSGIGFLDHMLDLLAKHALIDLTVEAKGDLHVDDHHTAEDIGIALGTAVDQALGNRAGVRRYGHFTLPMDECLVTSAVDMGGRYAFEYNAPIAASKIGTFDSELVEHFWQSFAVNAKCNLHVLLHHGSNAHHISECVFKATARAIRMAVENDPRSDAIPSTKGVL; encoded by the coding sequence ATGACCTCCCCCCAATCCAACTCGTCACGCGAAGTCAGCCTGGAACGCAAAACGGGCGAAACCGACATCCAGTTGTCGGTCAACCTCGACGGCAGCGGCGCTGGCAAACGCAATTCCGGGATCGGCTTTCTCGATCACATGCTGGACCTGCTGGCCAAACATGCCTTGATTGACTTGACCGTGGAAGCCAAGGGCGACCTGCACGTCGACGATCACCACACGGCCGAAGACATCGGAATCGCACTCGGCACCGCGGTCGATCAGGCTCTCGGCAATCGCGCCGGCGTGCGTCGCTACGGCCACTTCACATTGCCGATGGATGAGTGCTTGGTCACGTCAGCGGTCGACATGGGCGGACGCTACGCGTTTGAGTACAACGCTCCCATCGCAGCGTCCAAGATCGGAACGTTTGACAGCGAATTGGTCGAACACTTTTGGCAATCGTTCGCCGTCAATGCGAAGTGCAACCTGCACGTCTTGTTGCATCACGGCAGCAACGCTCACCACATCAGCGAATGTGTTTTCAAAGCCACCGCGAGAGCGATCCGCATGGCCGTTGAAAACGACCCTCGCAGCGATGCCATCCCGAGCACGAAGGGCGTGCTGTAG
- the tsaE gene encoding tRNA (adenosine(37)-N6)-threonylcarbamoyltransferase complex ATPase subunit type 1 TsaE, whose amino-acid sequence MNLVTLDQVDLKTLARLADAFVREPIAFPVCFAVTGTLGAGKTRWTQELARAMGLDSSEVTSPTFTLLRTYQAKQHTLHHVDAYRVGDEDEWWELGLEECYQEPNAWTVIEWADRFADAMPPEAIWMQIDIQADSPASGTREIQFRCADPERWRWVERVLGQLRPGR is encoded by the coding sequence TTGAATTTGGTCACACTCGACCAAGTTGATTTGAAAACACTCGCTCGGCTCGCGGACGCTTTTGTTCGCGAGCCGATTGCGTTCCCGGTCTGTTTTGCCGTCACCGGAACACTGGGGGCTGGCAAGACCCGTTGGACCCAGGAACTCGCCCGAGCGATGGGATTGGACTCGTCCGAAGTGACCAGCCCCACATTCACCTTGCTTCGAACTTATCAGGCAAAGCAACACACGCTGCATCACGTTGACGCCTACCGGGTCGGTGATGAAGACGAGTGGTGGGAATTGGGGCTGGAAGAGTGCTACCAAGAACCCAACGCCTGGACCGTGATTGAATGGGCGGATCGGTTCGCAGACGCAATGCCACCCGAAGCGATTTGGATGCAGATCGACATCCAGGCGGATTCACCCGCGTCCGGAACTCGCGAAATTCAGTTTCGTTGCGCGGACCCTGAGCGTTGGCGATGGGTCGAGCGTGTCCTCGGTCAGCTTCGTCCAGGGCGCTGA
- a CDS encoding malate synthase, glyoxysoomal: MKSTVPYLFALLIGATMAPAASAQGLDDLFSASPQRDTPQRNAERLALPPMAPAVAEAAPEAEPVNSPSDRKLVHSPGSTAEAIPSMAMQLRQARALEASRQRQARLEASYWASNPNLRPAWDSNFGQYQHRNRIIYYVPSYVRTR; encoded by the coding sequence ATGAAATCGACCGTCCCGTATCTATTTGCTTTGTTGATTGGCGCAACCATGGCTCCAGCCGCTTCGGCACAGGGCCTGGACGATCTGTTTTCAGCGTCGCCTCAGCGTGACACGCCTCAGCGAAACGCCGAGCGTTTGGCACTTCCGCCAATGGCACCCGCCGTCGCCGAAGCTGCTCCAGAAGCAGAACCAGTGAACAGCCCATCGGACCGCAAACTCGTCCATTCGCCTGGCTCCACCGCCGAAGCGATCCCCTCGATGGCGATGCAACTGCGGCAAGCACGTGCTCTCGAAGCCTCTCGTCAACGACAAGCTCGACTGGAAGCTTCCTACTGGGCGAGCAATCCCAACTTGCGTCCTGCCTGGGACAGCAACTTCGGCCAGTACCAGCACCGCAACCGCATCATCTACTACGTGCCTTCTTACGTTCGCACTCGATGA
- a CDS encoding TonB-dependent receptor: MNNERPSTERKALQINLDPRRYGSFAEIGAGQEVVRWFFRVGAAAGTIAKSMSAYDMAVSDAIYGECQRYVCRQRLDDMLTREHTLNIERLKEQRGDSTAFFAFADTVSARNYHGTNECHGWMGIRFQAHPRDEDSQIILHVRMLDNNNAAQQEALGIVGVNLLYGAFFLNHEPDQLIESLLDNLSTQRIEIDMIEFSGIAFRHVDNRVMSLRLVQLGLSKAAMFSADGEVLQPAEVLYKKPILVERGSFRPVTHVNLDMVQAAQKSFRKEEDVDPNQVVTLAEITMRNLRANGEIDLQDFLARVDTLAACGMTVLISDYFEYYRLAAYLSQYTKKKIAITMGAGSLHELFEEKYYTELDGGILESFGRMFKNDLKLYVYPLMDRETGELTTVENLEIAPELRKLYDYLVDKGCIEQLHAYNPEHLSTFSREVLKMIESGDDEWKKHVPQEVATVIQKRGIFGCKSHAPESRLAAMVAPMGAAFNNVPVSGAFAT, from the coding sequence ATGAACAACGAACGTCCTTCAACCGAACGCAAAGCACTTCAAATCAACCTGGATCCGCGGCGGTATGGTTCGTTTGCCGAGATTGGAGCAGGGCAAGAGGTCGTGCGTTGGTTCTTTCGCGTGGGGGCCGCCGCAGGCACGATCGCCAAGAGCATGTCGGCGTATGACATGGCCGTCAGCGACGCGATTTACGGCGAGTGCCAACGCTATGTCTGCCGCCAGCGTCTGGATGACATGCTGACCCGAGAACACACGCTGAACATCGAACGGCTCAAAGAACAACGCGGCGATTCGACCGCCTTCTTTGCATTTGCTGACACCGTTTCCGCTCGCAACTACCACGGCACCAACGAGTGCCACGGATGGATGGGCATCCGGTTCCAAGCTCACCCGCGGGATGAAGACAGCCAAATCATTCTTCACGTCCGCATGCTGGACAACAACAACGCGGCCCAGCAAGAAGCTCTCGGCATCGTTGGGGTCAACCTGCTTTACGGTGCCTTCTTCCTCAATCACGAACCCGACCAATTGATCGAATCGTTGCTGGACAACCTCAGCACGCAGCGGATCGAAATCGACATGATCGAATTTTCGGGCATCGCCTTTCGACATGTCGACAACCGCGTGATGAGTCTTCGCTTGGTGCAACTGGGACTCAGCAAGGCGGCGATGTTCTCCGCCGATGGAGAAGTCCTCCAGCCCGCCGAAGTCCTCTACAAAAAACCAATCTTGGTGGAACGCGGCAGTTTCCGGCCGGTGACCCACGTGAACTTGGACATGGTTCAAGCGGCCCAAAAGAGCTTTCGCAAAGAGGAAGACGTGGATCCGAATCAAGTCGTGACACTGGCGGAGATCACGATGCGAAACCTCCGCGCCAACGGCGAAATCGACCTGCAAGACTTCCTCGCTCGAGTCGACACGCTGGCGGCCTGTGGCATGACCGTGCTGATCTCGGACTACTTCGAGTACTACCGATTGGCAGCCTACCTGTCGCAATACACCAAGAAGAAAATCGCGATCACGATGGGCGCCGGCAGCCTGCACGAACTCTTCGAAGAAAAGTACTACACCGAACTGGATGGCGGCATCCTGGAATCATTTGGGCGGATGTTCAAAAACGACCTGAAGCTTTACGTCTATCCCTTGATGGACCGCGAAACCGGCGAACTGACCACCGTTGAAAACCTTGAGATCGCTCCGGAACTACGGAAGCTCTACGACTACCTGGTGGACAAAGGCTGCATCGAACAATTGCACGCCTACAACCCCGAACACCTTTCCACATTCTCTCGGGAAGTGCTGAAGATGATCGAATCCGGCGATGACGAGTGGAAGAAACACGTTCCCCAAGAGGTCGCGACCGTGATTCAGAAACGTGGCATCTTTGGCTGCAAATCCCACGCTCCGGAATCCCGACTCGCCGCCATGGTGGCGCCCATGGGAGCCGCCTTCAACAACGTTCCGGTCTCTGGGGCATTCGCCACCTGA
- a CDS encoding multiheme c-type cytochrome has protein sequence MFSKILSAKSLQFLGLLVLLVTGVCAASVARDLMSIAPAPSSAARRTLAPQDSAASISKAVTQWSQFVSSQFAGDQACQACHPAEYEAHLRSGHSRTATPMVESELAQQLLQQGHYNDPLRNQTFRFTKNANQFLVSTSTGQGRAVTKPFSDPSATGSTVSVAVNWLLGSGTHAQTPIAIQHDGSRGIEMRWSSFHGDDQLNVTPDHDQYDTFRDGTAECLGRPMDAMDVRSCIGCHSTVVPPPPLPLTSQTMIANVGCERCHGPRKQHVILAGRGLPEQSKPMIDQHDASAHMETCSACHRDERSVSADSTAAERARFQPYGLKKSECYLQSAGELTCSTCHDPHDTTSHDRQQYIQQCQTCHQPQASTICPEAPSGDCIECHMPLTPWTPGIAFRDHWIRIVGDTASHAAETTREASP, from the coding sequence TTGTTCTCCAAGATTCTTTCTGCCAAGAGCCTCCAGTTTCTGGGGCTCTTAGTGCTTTTGGTGACCGGAGTCTGTGCGGCCAGTGTCGCACGTGACCTGATGTCGATCGCACCTGCGCCGTCCTCGGCCGCCCGTCGAACGCTGGCCCCCCAGGACTCCGCCGCATCGATCTCAAAGGCCGTCACCCAGTGGAGCCAATTTGTTTCCTCGCAGTTCGCAGGGGATCAAGCTTGCCAAGCCTGCCATCCGGCCGAGTACGAAGCCCATCTTCGCTCCGGTCATTCGCGAACCGCCACCCCGATGGTGGAGTCCGAGTTGGCTCAGCAACTTCTACAACAAGGCCACTACAACGATCCGCTTCGCAACCAAACGTTCCGCTTCACCAAGAACGCGAATCAGTTTCTGGTCAGCACCTCAACAGGGCAGGGCAGGGCGGTTACGAAACCCTTTTCCGATCCGTCGGCAACCGGATCCACCGTGTCGGTCGCAGTCAACTGGCTGCTGGGATCCGGTACCCACGCCCAGACCCCCATCGCCATCCAGCACGATGGTTCTCGCGGCATCGAGATGCGTTGGTCGTCCTTCCATGGCGACGACCAACTGAATGTGACTCCCGATCACGATCAATACGACACCTTTCGGGATGGCACAGCTGAGTGCTTGGGGCGTCCCATGGATGCCATGGACGTGCGGTCTTGCATCGGATGCCACTCCACCGTCGTCCCGCCTCCACCGCTGCCGCTGACATCCCAAACCATGATCGCCAATGTAGGTTGCGAGCGCTGTCATGGGCCGCGGAAGCAACATGTGATCCTCGCAGGCCGCGGCTTGCCTGAGCAAAGCAAACCAATGATCGACCAACACGATGCCAGTGCCCACATGGAAACCTGCAGCGCTTGCCATCGCGATGAACGCTCCGTCTCAGCGGATTCAACGGCAGCAGAACGTGCTCGTTTCCAGCCCTACGGTCTGAAGAAAAGCGAATGCTACCTGCAATCCGCCGGTGAACTCACCTGCTCGACTTGCCACGACCCGCACGACACCACCTCGCACGATCGCCAACAATACATCCAGCAATGCCAAACCTGTCATCAACCACAGGCTTCCACGATTTGCCCTGAAGCACCATCGGGTGACTGCATCGAATGCCACATGCCACTCACACCTTGGACCCCAGGGATCGCTTTTCGCGATCACTGGATTCGAATCGTTGGTGACACCGCCTCGCATGCTGCCGAGACCACGCGGGAGGCATCTCCATGA
- a CDS encoding DUF1559 domain-containing protein, with the protein MKFQHPRTCDRRTSTRSGFTLVELLVVIAIIGVLVGLLLPAVQAAREAARRMQCQNNFKQFGIALHNHMAAFGSFPPGNVNYDESGNRFKTGGWQHGQNELGWHWLPMLFPYMEQPGVWELITRCEDSVTGHTMNPCDHCEYFAEFEHIGREQLGSFVACPSAPGVTAQFSDGSYGLEALAKGSNYAANWGSGDMLSWENDQTSGAFGTYYVHQDVIIKDGIAGDRFQNRNGMGSEDFLDGMSNTMAMSEILNAESKTDIRGTWMSPAMGATIFSAFTSPNSREKDVLAACDETIPEDKLNPYLACLEQRDTAEIWAAARSHHTGGVNILMADSSVRFITDSVDKENVWHPLATAKNSEVFEMP; encoded by the coding sequence ATGAAATTCCAACATCCACGCACGTGCGACCGGCGGACCTCCACGCGATCTGGTTTCACCTTGGTCGAACTTTTGGTTGTCATCGCGATCATCGGCGTCTTGGTTGGGCTGCTTCTGCCTGCCGTTCAAGCCGCTCGTGAAGCCGCCCGCCGGATGCAGTGCCAGAACAACTTCAAGCAATTCGGCATCGCGCTGCACAACCACATGGCTGCCTTCGGATCGTTTCCTCCCGGCAACGTCAATTACGACGAAAGCGGCAACCGCTTCAAAACCGGTGGCTGGCAACACGGCCAGAACGAACTGGGATGGCACTGGTTGCCAATGCTGTTCCCTTACATGGAACAACCCGGTGTTTGGGAATTGATCACCCGCTGCGAAGATTCCGTCACGGGCCACACCATGAACCCCTGCGATCACTGCGAATACTTCGCGGAATTCGAACACATCGGTCGTGAACAACTCGGTTCATTTGTTGCCTGCCCATCGGCCCCCGGCGTGACCGCTCAATTCTCCGACGGAAGCTACGGCTTGGAAGCCTTGGCAAAGGGTTCCAACTACGCGGCCAACTGGGGTTCGGGCGACATGCTGTCTTGGGAAAACGATCAAACCTCCGGCGCCTTCGGCACCTACTACGTTCACCAAGATGTGATCATCAAAGATGGCATCGCCGGTGACCGCTTTCAAAACCGAAACGGAATGGGCAGCGAAGACTTCCTGGACGGCATGAGCAACACGATGGCGATGAGCGAAATCCTCAACGCGGAATCCAAAACGGACATCCGTGGCACTTGGATGTCGCCTGCCATGGGAGCCACAATCTTCTCCGCTTTCACCAGCCCCAACAGTCGCGAAAAAGACGTGTTGGCTGCCTGCGATGAAACCATCCCGGAAGACAAACTGAATCCCTACTTGGCTTGCCTGGAACAACGCGACACCGCCGAGATCTGGGCCGCTGCTCGCAGTCACCACACCGGTGGCGTCAATATCCTGATGGCAGACAGCTCCGTTCGATTCATCACTGACTCGGTCGACAAAGAAAACGTTTGGCATCCTTTGGCAACCGCGAAGAACAGCGAAGTCTTCGAAATGCCCTGA
- a CDS encoding NfeD family protein, which produces MTATQSQATLLATDRGPRRILRALFAVVVMAVAFVQCTPASAQSGTGNAPSGKRRGVLIEFKEDINPLSGALLKRKFNAAVESGADVIILDIQSPGGFTSVTFELMDMVLEAKGVETVAYIEKDAISGAALLALSTDTILMRPDARMGDAGEIVMGEDGAYRYTPAKSRSVLAQKVRDTAEATGRPLALAEKMTDKDMVVYQATNKTTGEKLYLSDKDLASQDDADQWELSPPIREAGKEMFFTVNGRRGVELGMVDQTVEGRDELAKVLNLQEPIVEMERSWTDTLVFLLNTQFVTFLLLLIGLVALAIELSAPGIGIGGLTSVLCFGLFFWARFLGGTSGWLEVVLFLAGILFIAAEVFVIPGFGVAGISGLALSLGALVMASRRFTLPENEIQWTSLAADMMTVMGAFLGFLVCLAVMAKYLGEIPGLSRLTLRPQVMVAADGGASATLVSGPAWQRVEVGDTGAAMSPLRPSGKVQFGDDAVDVVTEGDYIDPGTEVRVVGKQGARVTVRKV; this is translated from the coding sequence ATGACTGCAACCCAATCACAGGCAACGCTTCTGGCCACTGATCGCGGTCCGCGGAGAATCCTGCGTGCCTTGTTCGCGGTGGTTGTGATGGCGGTTGCTTTTGTTCAGTGCACGCCTGCCTCGGCGCAGTCAGGGACGGGGAATGCCCCCTCAGGAAAGCGTCGCGGGGTGCTGATTGAGTTCAAAGAGGACATCAATCCGCTCAGTGGTGCGTTGCTCAAACGCAAGTTCAATGCCGCGGTCGAGTCCGGCGCCGATGTGATCATCCTGGACATTCAATCGCCGGGTGGTTTCACCTCGGTGACGTTTGAGTTGATGGACATGGTGTTGGAAGCCAAGGGGGTCGAAACGGTCGCATACATCGAAAAGGATGCGATCAGTGGTGCCGCGTTGCTGGCGTTGTCGACGGACACGATTTTGATGCGTCCCGACGCTCGCATGGGAGATGCTGGGGAGATCGTGATGGGCGAAGATGGGGCGTATCGATACACGCCGGCGAAGAGTCGCAGTGTGCTGGCCCAGAAGGTTCGCGACACAGCCGAAGCCACCGGTCGGCCGCTCGCGTTGGCGGAGAAGATGACGGACAAGGACATGGTGGTCTATCAGGCGACCAACAAGACGACGGGAGAGAAGCTTTACTTGTCCGACAAGGATTTGGCATCCCAAGACGACGCCGATCAATGGGAACTCAGCCCACCGATTCGTGAAGCGGGCAAGGAAATGTTCTTCACCGTCAATGGTCGTCGTGGCGTGGAGCTCGGGATGGTCGATCAGACGGTGGAGGGTCGAGACGAATTGGCCAAGGTCTTGAACCTGCAAGAACCCATCGTCGAGATGGAACGCAGTTGGACAGACACGTTGGTGTTTTTGCTGAACACTCAGTTCGTCACGTTCCTGCTGTTGCTGATCGGGTTGGTCGCCCTGGCGATTGAGTTGTCGGCACCCGGAATCGGCATTGGTGGTTTGACTAGCGTGCTGTGTTTCGGGCTGTTTTTCTGGGCGCGTTTCTTGGGCGGGACGTCGGGATGGTTGGAAGTGGTTTTGTTCCTTGCGGGGATCCTCTTCATCGCTGCCGAAGTCTTTGTCATCCCCGGATTTGGTGTTGCGGGGATCAGTGGGCTGGCGTTGTCACTGGGGGCATTGGTGATGGCTTCGCGTCGATTCACGTTGCCCGAGAACGAGATTCAGTGGACTTCGTTGGCTGCGGACATGATGACGGTGATGGGGGCATTCCTTGGTTTCCTGGTTTGCTTGGCCGTCATGGCGAAGTATCTCGGCGAGATCCCGGGGCTGAGTCGATTGACGCTTCGGCCGCAGGTCATGGTGGCTGCTGATGGTGGTGCCAGTGCCACCTTGGTCAGTGGCCCGGCTTGGCAGCGAGTGGAGGTCGGTGACACGGGAGCGGCAATGTCGCCTCTGCGTCCGAGTGGCAAGGTTCAGTTTGGCGATGACGCGGTGGATGTGGTGACCGAGGGGGACTACATCGACCCTGGAACGGAAGTGCGTGTGGTTGGCAAGCAAGGGGCACGCGTCACGGTTCGGAAAGTTTGA
- a CDS encoding protocatechuate 3,4-dioxygenase, with protein sequence MSRRWFASRSAMAMGGAAMWTTPGLFAEELLKPTPPLTEGPFYPDRLPLDQDNDLIVIGDHTTPAVGEVTHLTGRVLTAAGTPVRNATIEIWQCDANAVYLHTRDSNGKKDQQDKNFQGFGRFETASDGGYRFRTIKPVPYPGRPAPHIHIKVKQGDKDVLTTQLLIRGHEGNQRDGVFRRVTDSATRELLVADFKPMQESKIGELACQFDVILGQTPADG encoded by the coding sequence ATGTCACGCCGTTGGTTCGCGAGTCGATCTGCCATGGCGATGGGGGGTGCCGCGATGTGGACGACGCCCGGTTTGTTCGCGGAAGAGTTGCTGAAACCAACGCCGCCATTGACCGAGGGTCCGTTTTACCCCGACCGATTGCCGTTGGATCAGGACAACGATTTGATCGTGATTGGTGATCACACAACCCCGGCGGTTGGTGAGGTGACCCATTTGACAGGCCGCGTGCTGACTGCGGCGGGGACGCCGGTTCGCAATGCGACGATTGAAATTTGGCAATGCGATGCCAACGCGGTTTATCTGCACACGCGTGACAGCAACGGCAAGAAAGACCAGCAGGACAAGAACTTTCAGGGGTTTGGGCGGTTCGAAACGGCCAGCGACGGCGGGTATCGTTTTCGCACGATCAAGCCAGTGCCCTACCCCGGTCGCCCCGCCCCCCACATTCACATCAAGGTCAAGCAAGGCGACAAGGACGTGCTGACAACACAGTTGTTGATTCGTGGTCATGAAGGCAACCAACGGGATGGTGTTTTTCGCCGGGTGACCGATTCAGCGACACGCGAATTGTTGGTGGCTGATTTCAAGCCAATGCAAGAGTCCAAGATCGGTGAATTGGCTTGTCAGTTCGATGTGATCTTAGGGCAGACCCCCGCCGACGGTTGA
- a CDS encoding tetratricopeptide repeat protein, with protein sequence MFWPPTVIAVLLAVRQLLLDHNGHLEWFGRDDVYAISMFAALPIGFAGARRADKNSRSSAFLLGACLLAGCLCLAVMSQGISLPESLLSITIARALLSCLTAFAVANLCVAIASPQPIPQLEPNAIRAGQGGPQVWPSWAWLLFGTATIAIPATYTHSAAESLEKKLQESLSSNRVALAWKQCWQLRRFDPSVTTADSDLATLEGNLHEQKARLESVVQQPLPRNLTIAMIGRRITTLVQLDRNHEALGWIRPMMSGRHFQAISLDFYGLCQQRLDQPSESLRGYERSLQHWQRQADSPGKLKAMSSAYKGIAFAARQLGNRRLEEEAYQALVQLAPTAEHHFLLATCYKEHQKTSLAAENAQLAAQLDPTYAEQAQSMLAQLSRDHFSCFLVPR encoded by the coding sequence TTGTTTTGGCCGCCCACGGTGATTGCCGTCTTGCTGGCCGTTCGTCAACTGTTGCTGGATCACAACGGACATCTGGAGTGGTTTGGTCGAGATGATGTCTACGCCATTTCCATGTTTGCCGCATTGCCGATTGGCTTCGCTGGAGCGAGGCGGGCTGACAAGAATTCGCGTTCATCCGCGTTCCTGCTGGGTGCTTGTTTGTTGGCGGGTTGCCTTTGCCTGGCGGTCATGAGTCAGGGAATTTCACTCCCTGAAAGCCTGCTGTCGATCACAATCGCTCGAGCACTGCTGTCTTGTCTGACCGCATTCGCCGTGGCCAACCTGTGCGTCGCGATCGCGTCCCCCCAACCCATTCCCCAACTCGAACCCAATGCCATCAGGGCAGGGCAGGGCGGCCCGCAGGTTTGGCCGTCTTGGGCATGGCTCTTGTTCGGAACGGCAACGATCGCGATTCCCGCCACCTACACGCACTCAGCAGCGGAATCCCTGGAAAAAAAGCTGCAAGAATCACTCAGCAGCAATCGCGTTGCCTTGGCTTGGAAACAGTGCTGGCAGTTGCGCCGATTCGATCCCAGCGTGACGACCGCCGATTCGGACCTGGCCACCTTGGAAGGCAATCTCCACGAACAGAAGGCTCGACTGGAATCAGTCGTCCAACAGCCGCTGCCTCGAAACCTGACCATCGCCATGATCGGGAGACGAATCACCACCTTGGTTCAGCTCGATCGAAACCACGAGGCCCTCGGCTGGATTCGACCGATGATGTCCGGTCGTCATTTCCAAGCGATCAGCCTCGACTTCTATGGGCTGTGCCAACAACGCTTGGATCAACCTTCCGAAAGCTTGCGAGGCTATGAACGTTCGCTTCAACACTGGCAACGGCAAGCGGACAGCCCCGGCAAACTCAAGGCGATGAGCAGTGCCTACAAAGGGATCGCTTTCGCAGCCCGTCAATTGGGCAATCGGCGTTTGGAAGAAGAGGCCTATCAAGCGCTGGTCCAACTGGCCCCCACCGCCGAGCATCATTTCCTTTTGGCGACTTGCTACAAAGAACATCAAAAAACATCATTGGCGGCCGAGAACGCTCAACTCGCCGCCCAACTGGACCC
- a CDS encoding TrkH family potassium uptake protein — MAAVGNEPGHSSTAVIATVSQPVEKASSLNFPLLFRFLGTICLLIGGSMAFSLPFAFPSVANRTHLPPATEFESAAASGLLASMAICFFVGAFFRFLGRGYRGGGELYQKEAMAIVGLSWVSATVLGALPYFLSGTMIAEDSPITFIEAMFESQSGFSTTGATVLTDLETPELVPHCILFWRSWTHFLGGLGIVVLFVAILGQGSAGKAMMRAEMPGPTKEGSMPRMQHTALVFAAIYVGLNILLTFIYMFEGMSSFDALCHAFGTMATGGFSTYNRSLGGFDSPLIEYTTVLFMILAGTNFTLLYLMLLDVPRRPLTAARRLFQDVEFRTFAIVIGVVTAGVVAFGLRAEDEGFGTLAKGVQNGLFQVVSVITTTGYGTADFDEWNNFGRGILLLLMFVGGCAGSTGGGMKVIRHVLFYKILRLEIERAHRPRVVRPLRVSGVAVDDPQLAHNILLYFCMVLAIFVMSWLALVTFEPNSTWGVVMTNTPLEDVVDESISARESGEEVVIVDQSQAGKELLHGTLDEKLLDSASAVAATLNNIGPGLGVVGATRNYAGFSQGAKLLFVWLMMLGRVEIFSVLLLFVPSFWRRV; from the coding sequence ATTGCCGCGGTCGGTAATGAACCAGGTCACTCGTCGACCGCAGTCATCGCCACCGTTTCACAACCCGTCGAAAAGGCGTCGTCGTTGAATTTCCCGTTGTTGTTTCGTTTTCTGGGGACGATCTGCCTGTTGATTGGCGGGTCGATGGCGTTCAGTCTTCCATTTGCATTCCCTTCGGTTGCCAATCGAACGCATTTGCCTCCGGCGACGGAGTTTGAGTCGGCTGCGGCGAGCGGTTTGCTGGCGAGCATGGCGATTTGCTTCTTCGTCGGTGCATTCTTTCGGTTTCTGGGCCGCGGTTATCGCGGTGGTGGCGAGCTTTACCAGAAAGAGGCGATGGCGATCGTGGGGCTGTCGTGGGTCAGTGCCACCGTGCTGGGTGCTCTGCCCTATTTTCTGAGTGGCACGATGATCGCGGAGGATTCGCCGATCACGTTCATCGAAGCGATGTTTGAATCGCAGTCCGGTTTCAGCACCACCGGTGCGACGGTTTTGACGGATTTGGAAACGCCCGAACTGGTCCCGCATTGCATCTTGTTTTGGCGATCGTGGACGCACTTTCTGGGCGGTTTGGGGATCGTGGTTTTGTTTGTCGCAATCCTGGGCCAAGGGTCTGCGGGCAAAGCGATGATGCGAGCCGAGATGCCGGGGCCGACCAAGGAAGGCAGCATGCCCCGGATGCAGCACACCGCGTTGGTGTTTGCTGCGATCTATGTTGGGCTGAACATCTTGCTGACGTTCATTTACATGTTCGAGGGCATGAGTTCGTTTGATGCGCTTTGCCACGCTTTTGGAACCATGGCAACTGGCGGTTTCAGCACCTACAACCGATCGCTGGGCGGATTTGACAGCCCGTTGATTGAATACACGACGGTGTTGTTCATGATTTTGGCAGGGACCAACTTCACGTTGCTGTATTTGATGCTGTTGGACGTTCCACGGCGGCCACTGACGGCTGCGCGACGACTCTTTCAGGATGTCGAATTTCGAACGTTTGCGATAGTCATTGGCGTGGTCACGGCGGGTGTGGTTGCGTTCGGCTTGCGGGCGGAGGATGAGGGATTTGGAACGCTGGCCAAAGGGGTTCAAAACGGATTGTTTCAAGTCGTTTCCGTGATCACGACGACCGGGTACGGGACGGCAGACTTTGACGAGTGGAATAACTTTGGCCGCGGGATTTTGCTGCTGTTGATGTTCGTCGGGGGATGTGCCGGGAGCACGGGCGGTGGGATGAAGGTGATCCGGCATGTTTTGTTCTACAAAATTCTCCGATTGGAAATTGAGCGCGCCCACCGTCCCCGCGTGGTCCGGCCTTTGAGGGTGAGCGGTGTCGCGGTTGATGACCCTCAGTTGGCACACAATATCTTGCTGTACTTCTGCATGGTGTTGGCCATTTTTGTGATGTCGTGGTTGGCTTTGGTCACGTTCGAACCCAATTCCACGTGGGGAGTGGTGATGACCAACACGCCCCTCGAAGACGTGGTGGATGAATCGATCAGTGCGCGAGAATCCGGTGAGGAAGTGGTGATCGTGGACCAATCCCAGGCTGGCAAAGAGTTGTTGCATGGGACGCTGGACGAAAAATTGCTCGATTCCGCGAGTGCCGTCGCAGCGACGTTGAACAACATTGGTCCGGGATTGGGCGTTGTGGGGGCAACCCGAAATTACGCCGGGTTCAGCCAGGGCGCCAAGTTGTTGTTCGTGTGGCTGATGATGCTGGGGCGAGTTGAGATCTTCAGCGTGCTACTGCTATTTGTTCCGTCGTTTTGGCGAAGGGTATGA